A region of Streptomyces sp. NBC_01788 DNA encodes the following proteins:
- a CDS encoding exosporium protein: MTAGSNDPWAERGHHDRGPQGPQGKQGPQGPQGKEGKQGPKGDKGDRGPKGDRGPKGDHGPKGDRGPKGDRGPQGPQGPGGVGAGQQGPQGPQGTQGVTGATGPGGPQGTQGVTGVPGVTGATGPQGNQGVTGVPGATGPQGTQGNQGVTGATGPQGTQGVTGVPGATGPQGTQGNQGVTGATGPQGTQGVTGATGPGGPQGTQGVPGEQGIPGVQGPQGFQGGTGATGPQGTQGVTGATGSGGPQGTQGNQGVPGEQGIPGVQGPQGFQGGTGATGATGPQGTQGVTGATGPQGFQGFQGDAGATGVTGATGPMGPQGATGATGLTGATGPQGDPGATGTTGATGPQGPQGDTGATGVTGATGPMGPQGATGATGLTGATGPQGAQGGIGLPGVQGPQGDIGAQGGLGPQGVQGAIGAQGPQGAIGAQGGLGPQGAQGDVGAQGTQGTQGAQGTVSPTTVVTGPQGTTSTAVCPTGEAIGGGYQAAGGSAASQSAPVFTGSGPATGWQATSSDGTALTAYAICTAAP; this comes from the coding sequence GTGACAGCCGGCTCCAACGATCCGTGGGCCGAAAGGGGCCACCACGATCGCGGCCCGCAGGGGCCGCAGGGCAAGCAGGGCCCGCAGGGTCCGCAGGGCAAGGAAGGCAAGCAGGGCCCGAAGGGCGACAAGGGTGACCGTGGCCCCAAGGGTGACCGTGGCCCCAAGGGTGACCATGGCCCCAAGGGCGACCGTGGCCCCAAGGGCGACCGCGGTCCCCAGGGACCGCAGGGCCCCGGAGGCGTCGGGGCGGGTCAGCAGGGTCCCCAGGGTCCGCAGGGAACCCAGGGCGTCACCGGTGCCACCGGTCCCGGGGGCCCGCAGGGAACCCAGGGCGTCACCGGTGTGCCTGGCGTCACCGGTGCCACGGGTCCGCAGGGCAACCAGGGCGTCACCGGTGTGCCTGGTGCCACGGGTCCGCAGGGAACCCAGGGCAACCAGGGCGTCACCGGTGCCACGGGTCCGCAGGGAACCCAGGGCGTCACCGGTGTGCCTGGTGCCACGGGTCCGCAGGGAACCCAGGGCAACCAGGGCGTCACCGGTGCCACGGGTCCGCAGGGAACCCAGGGCGTCACCGGTGCCACCGGTCCCGGGGGCCCGCAGGGAACCCAGGGTGTGCCCGGTGAGCAGGGCATCCCCGGTGTCCAGGGTCCGCAGGGCTTCCAAGGCGGCACCGGTGCCACGGGTCCGCAGGGAACCCAGGGCGTCACCGGTGCCACCGGTTCCGGGGGCCCGCAGGGAACCCAGGGCAACCAGGGTGTGCCCGGTGAGCAGGGCATCCCCGGTGTCCAGGGTCCGCAGGGCTTCCAAGGCGGCACCGGTGCCACCGGTGCCACGGGTCCGCAGGGAACCCAGGGCGTCACCGGTGCCACGGGTCCGCAGGGCTTCCAGGGCTTCCAGGGCGACGCGGGCGCCACGGGTGTCACGGGCGCGACCGGTCCGATGGGTCCGCAGGGTGCGACCGGTGCGACCGGCCTGACCGGTGCCACGGGGCCGCAGGGCGACCCGGGTGCCACCGGCACCACGGGTGCCACAGGCCCCCAGGGCCCGCAGGGCGACACGGGCGCCACGGGTGTCACGGGCGCGACCGGTCCGATGGGTCCGCAGGGTGCGACCGGTGCGACCGGCCTGACCGGTGCCACGGGTCCGCAGGGTGCGCAGGGCGGCATCGGTCTTCCCGGTGTCCAGGGCCCGCAGGGTGACATCGGCGCTCAGGGCGGGCTCGGCCCGCAGGGTGTCCAGGGTGCGATCGGTGCTCAGGGTCCGCAGGGTGCCATTGGCGCTCAGGGCGGGCTCGGCCCGCAGGGCGCTCAGGGCGACGTGGGTGCCCAGGGAACCCAGGGAACCCAGGGTGCTCAGGGCACGGTCAGCCCCACCACCGTCGTGACCGGACCTCAGGGAACGACGTCGACCGCCGTCTGCCCCACCGGCGAGGCCATCGGTGGCGGTTACCAGGCCGCTGGGGGCTCCGCTGCGAGCCAGAGCGCCCCGGTCTTCACCGGTTCCGGCCCCGCCACCGGATGGCAGGCCACCTCCAGCGACGGCACCGCGCTCACGGCCTACGCGATCTGCACCGCCGCCCCGTGA
- the rfbA gene encoding glucose-1-phosphate thymidylyltransferase RfbA produces the protein MRGILLAGGTGSRLWPLTRSVSKQLLPVFDKPMVYYPLSTLVMAGIREILIITTPEDQQQFRRLLGDGSQLGLRFDYMAQERPEGIAQAFLLAADFIGGEPVSLILGDNIFHGSGLGTRLARNADVQGGRVFAYPVANPSAYGVVEFDELGRALSIEEKPARPRSRYAVPGLYFYDHRVVDIARSLRPSARGELEITDLNRAYLGNGSLHVVRLDRGTAWLDTGTFASMVQASEYVRVVEERQGFKIGCVEEAAWRAGLIDDARLRELARPLLKSGYGHYLLGLLEDPRSVVMPQPGGEWRREGALRSGG, from the coding sequence ATGCGCGGAATCCTGTTGGCCGGAGGAACCGGCTCGCGACTATGGCCATTGACCCGCTCGGTCTCGAAGCAACTGCTTCCCGTATTCGACAAACCGATGGTCTACTACCCGCTTTCCACACTGGTGATGGCCGGAATCCGAGAAATTCTGATCATCACCACCCCGGAAGACCAGCAGCAGTTCCGCCGGTTGCTGGGCGACGGCAGTCAACTCGGACTGCGATTCGACTACATGGCACAGGAACGCCCGGAGGGAATCGCCCAGGCCTTCCTGCTGGCGGCCGACTTCATCGGCGGCGAGCCGGTCTCCCTGATCCTGGGCGACAACATCTTCCACGGCAGCGGCCTCGGTACCCGGCTGGCCCGCAACGCGGATGTGCAGGGGGGCAGGGTGTTCGCCTACCCGGTGGCCAACCCCTCGGCCTACGGCGTCGTGGAGTTCGACGAACTGGGCCGGGCCCTGTCCATCGAGGAGAAGCCGGCCCGGCCCCGGTCGCGGTACGCCGTGCCCGGACTGTACTTCTACGATCATCGGGTCGTCGACATCGCCCGGAGTCTGCGGCCCAGCGCCCGGGGCGAGTTGGAGATCACCGACCTCAACCGCGCCTATCTGGGAAACGGGAGCCTGCACGTCGTCCGGCTGGACCGGGGCACGGCGTGGCTGGACACGGGCACCTTCGCCTCGATGGTCCAGGCATCGGAGTACGTCCGCGTGGTCGAGGAGCGCCAGGGCTTCAAGATCGGCTGTGTCGAGGAGGCGGCCTGGCGGGCCGGTCTGATCGACGACGCCCGGCTCCGCGAACTGGCCCGGCCGCTGCTCAAGAGCGGTTATGGCCACTATTTGCTGGGCCTGCTGGAGGACCCCCGGTCCGTCGTCATGCCCCAGCCGGGCGGTGAATGGCGCCGGGAGGGAGCGCTGCGTAGTGGAGGGTGA
- a CDS encoding glycosyltransferase, which yields MTSTATPRFSVFTPSHQPRFLDECLKALQAQTCADWEWIVLLNNGARWRPEQEDDRVRVEIADGISGVGAAKRRACELARGEILVELDHDDLLAKACLAELGKAFDAHPDAVLVYSNTAQITEDGKRDNSRFNEAHGWKFEDVRVDGRKLLQAVSMEPTPHNVSYIWYAPNHVRAFRKESYEKAGGYDASRTVLDDQDLMCRLFHVGDFHHIDRCLYLQRMHPANTQRDPEINAHIQRETVALYDKYIEANALAWSGRRGLLALDLGAAHRKPPGYLGVDQYPGEGVDIVATLPGRLDLPDNSVGLMRAVDFLEHVPAKVPLINELYRLLAPGGMLLTMTPSSDGRGAYQDPTHVAYYNENSFWYYTDNQYRTFVPEIQARFQSSRLVTYFPSEWHSRNNISYVVANLIAMKEGAERCGGLLLV from the coding sequence ATGACGTCGACTGCGACACCGAGGTTCTCCGTCTTCACCCCCAGCCACCAGCCCCGCTTCCTCGATGAGTGCCTCAAGGCCCTCCAGGCGCAGACCTGCGCGGACTGGGAGTGGATCGTCCTGCTCAACAACGGCGCCAGGTGGCGGCCCGAGCAGGAGGACGACCGGGTCCGCGTGGAGATCGCGGACGGCATCAGCGGCGTCGGGGCGGCCAAGCGCAGGGCCTGCGAGCTGGCCCGCGGGGAGATCCTTGTCGAACTCGACCACGACGACCTCCTGGCGAAGGCCTGTCTGGCCGAGCTGGGCAAGGCATTCGACGCACACCCCGACGCGGTCCTCGTCTACAGCAACACCGCCCAGATCACCGAGGACGGCAAACGCGACAACTCCCGCTTCAACGAGGCCCACGGCTGGAAGTTCGAGGACGTGCGGGTCGACGGGCGCAAACTGCTCCAGGCCGTCTCCATGGAGCCCACGCCGCACAACGTCTCCTACATCTGGTACGCGCCGAACCACGTGCGGGCGTTCCGCAAGGAGAGCTACGAGAAGGCCGGCGGGTACGACGCCTCCCGCACCGTGCTGGACGACCAGGACCTGATGTGCCGGCTGTTCCACGTCGGCGACTTCCACCACATCGATCGCTGCCTGTACCTCCAGCGGATGCACCCGGCGAACACCCAGCGCGACCCGGAGATCAACGCCCACATCCAGCGAGAGACGGTCGCCCTGTACGACAAGTACATCGAGGCCAACGCCCTCGCCTGGAGCGGGCGTCGCGGGCTGCTCGCTCTGGACCTCGGCGCGGCCCACCGCAAGCCGCCGGGCTACCTGGGTGTGGACCAGTACCCGGGGGAGGGCGTCGACATCGTCGCTACCCTGCCCGGGAGGCTGGACCTGCCCGACAACTCCGTCGGCCTGATGCGGGCGGTGGACTTCCTGGAGCACGTGCCCGCGAAGGTGCCGCTGATCAACGAGCTGTACCGGCTGCTGGCGCCCGGTGGAATGCTCCTCACCATGACGCCCAGCTCCGACGGCCGCGGCGCGTACCAGGACCCGACCCACGTCGCCTACTACAACGAGAACTCGTTCTGGTACTACACGGACAACCAGTACCGCACCTTCGTGCCCGAGATCCAGGCCAGGTTCCAGTCCTCGCGCCTGGTGACGTACTTCCCCAGCGAGTGGCACTCCCGGAACAACATCTCCTACGTCGTCGCGAACCTCATCGCGATGAAGGAGGGCGCCGAGCGGTGCGGAGGACTGCTGCTGGTCTAG
- a CDS encoding tetratricopeptide repeat protein, which yields MTLVGLGAVATGVTSWAITSHSTTATAPESKAAQGHKAQEAATLLQAGNLQVQYRDYVGATRTFRRVLELDPHNKVAWYDLGVVAQQEGRAGDARKAYDEALKIDPRYASALYNKAVLLKPSDPGQAVGLLRRAIAATPRAATAHLQLGLILAQKDRDDEAEEEFGRAVAADPSLHSAVPEEFRDRVSPTPTSSQAGATR from the coding sequence GTGACGCTCGTCGGTCTGGGCGCAGTTGCCACCGGAGTGACCTCCTGGGCGATCACGTCCCACTCGACGACCGCGACCGCCCCGGAATCCAAGGCCGCGCAGGGCCACAAGGCGCAAGAGGCGGCCACGCTTCTGCAAGCGGGCAACCTCCAGGTGCAGTACCGCGATTACGTCGGGGCGACCCGGACCTTCCGGCGTGTACTGGAGCTCGATCCGCACAACAAGGTCGCCTGGTACGACCTCGGTGTCGTCGCCCAGCAGGAAGGCAGGGCCGGTGACGCCCGTAAGGCCTACGACGAGGCGCTGAAGATCGACCCCAGGTACGCCTCGGCCCTCTACAACAAGGCGGTCCTGCTGAAGCCGAGCGACCCCGGCCAGGCCGTCGGACTCCTGCGACGCGCCATCGCCGCCACGCCCAGGGCCGCCACGGCCCATCTCCAACTCGGCCTGATCCTGGCCCAGAAGGACCGCGACGACGAGGCCGAGGAGGAGTTCGGACGTGCCGTCGCGGCCGATCCCTCACTGCACTCCGCGGTCCCGGAGGAGTTCCGGGACAGGGTAAGCCCCACACCGACATCGAGTCAGGCAGGTGCCACCAGATGA